The following DNA comes from Brassica oleracea var. oleracea cultivar TO1000 chromosome C5, BOL, whole genome shotgun sequence.
GACAGCATCTCAGATCTCTGTTCGTCATTTAGAGAACCCATCCGTATCTCATGGCTAAAGCAACGCCTGATTGTCGGAGAGAGACCTTCAGTGCTTTCAGTAGATGCAATTAACAACACCTGGTGTCCCCTAAACTTCCCAACTTCATCTACAGACTGCATTAGCAGATTTTCAGATATGGAATCTCTTCTTTACTTGTTACAGCCAATTTTTAAAATCATTGCGAGTTATTTGTGGCCTTAGCTACAGCCATTTAGTAAAATGAAGAGTGAACTTAAGTGAAACTGTGCAACATGCAATGGATAACAAAGGAAAGAAATGCAAAACTTACGGAATTGTCATTCGATTCTTCTTCCATGGAACTGTATTCACCATTAGAAACTGGCTCAGTGAGTTCCCTAATAACCGATGCAATCTCCGAGGCTACGCCAACTCGATCCCCCTGGGAGCCATCCTGAGATCCCAGATTTTTAAAAACATCGAAATGGCGGAGCAGAAGTATCGTTGGTCTAAACCTGTGACAATGAATACAAAGGCATTCGCCAAGTTGGATAAGGCTACAATCCCAGAAACTGCACAGTGATTTACTAAATGCATATCATATAGGATTATGGATAATGAATATCTGAAAGAAATAAAAGATATAAAAATTATTCTTATTTACCTTCGTGCCATATTAAAAGTCTGTGCCAGAGCAGTAGACGTCTTCCTTTCAGATGATGATAATAAACTGTGGCAGCTATATTCAACTACATGCAGGCCCAACCTCCTAGCAACATAGTTAACAACAATTCGCTTCCCGCACCCTTGACACAATCTATATGCAAAAAGCATTAAAAAGATATGAATACTTCCCCCATATCACGGCAGGCCATTTGAAGAACGAAAATGTACCAGGCAGGCCATGTAGTAAAACAGCAAACCTGAGCTTTAAGGAGAGTGCTGATGGGCAGAGAGGTGGAGAAAGCACCGACGCCAAAACATTTACTGCGTCCTCCTGCAAAGGCATAGGGACCTTTGATCTAGAAACCAGCAAATCCGGTGGAAGACCAGAAGAGACCGTTCCTCCAAGTACAAGAGCGGTTTGGTAGTGATTGACTCGAAGAAACCTCTCATTAGATGGTTCCATCGCAATAACCTGAGCATGAGAACTAGTCGCTCAGTAAATTCTGCCTTTTTCTGGCAGAAAAAAAAAACAAAAGTTTACCTTGAAATATATATAGTCCTCGCTTTTGGAGCATAACCTTCCACTACATGGAATACAAATGCTTGAACCACAGTTCCAGTCAATGTAAACGCGAAACACACCCCCTCTTGACATCTGCCTATCAGTTCCAAAATACTTATGCAACACAGAATGGTACCACACTCCGGGATCTTAACAAACGAAACCCTCAGATGCGATGCATACCCCGGAGCTTCAGACACAGGTTCCAACTCCAAACCAATCTTAGAGCCACCCACCGCAGATTCCCCTTCGTCGAATTTAGCAACAAAATACTTCTCCAAGACCTCGTTCCCTCGATGGACGAGGGACTTCAGGCAAGACACGTGCAAGCCGAGATTAAAAGCTAAAACATCGGAGACACGTAAGCAACCTCTTGAGCTAGTAACTGCTGAGTCATCATCATCAAATCGTAAGTAGGAAAGACAAGCATTGTATGGAGAGAGTCCAAAACGAGAGAGGCATCATCCAACGTCGTCGTCTTGGGAGGAGGATCAAGTACAACGACTTGCGCGATCCGTTGGATGCCTATGTCGATGTTGTTGATAACAACCTTGCATTATTGAATACTACTCAATGTCAAACATCGAAACTCAATTCAACATATATATACAAACAATAAAGTATCAATCTTTTTCTCTTTATGTAAGTCAGTGAGTGAAGAAAGATAAGAACTTTACCAAAGAGCCGGCGTTGATGGAAAGTCTCTTGAGTCGAGAGTCCAACCAATGCTGAGTCATCGAAAGAATCAAACTTTGAATCGGAATCATTTACTCCGTCCCGTTGCCACCTGAGAATGCCAGCTGGCAACCTAATCCCGTCGCTATTCGAAGCTCGGGCGCCGCCGGAAGCGACGGGTTGAAGAGAATTGAGCACTGAGCGGAGTGTGGCTCTGGTGGATGAGAGAACGAGAGGACTCCGTCTCTCCACCATTGCAACGGAATCGAATCGAATTCAGAAATTTTGAAAAATCCCTAATTATCCATTTTAGAAGCTTTGAATCAAAGACGCGAACCGAGGAGGAGGAGGATCAGGTGATGCTGAGAAGATGACGCGGCAACATATTTGCATTTTGAGTCCAAATCTTTTGTCAAAATTACATTTTCGACCCTTATTAATATACTCTGGTTCAGAACCAACCCTTTTTCTCTGTAATTTAGTAATTAGCCACTAATTTCTTATTAGTCAACCTTTACACAATCAAACTCACAAAAAAAAGCTTCTCATATGTATCTCAATCCATCATATAGTATCATAATTACCATAAATATAAAATGATAGGTTTTGAGGGGCTCAAGAATTTTTCGATCAGCCTATTAACATCATTACATAAACAGCCTTAAAGCTAAGTGTAAATCTCATTAGGTGTAATCACTAGGAATCACTACAGCTTTCTATTTCTTTATTTGACCAAAGCAAGAAAGGCCCTTAGTTTTTCTGGACCACACGTAAACAATATATATTCAATGTTAAAAGCATGGAGTGAGCTTAAAGCTTGGTCTCAATATAATTCACATGCAGGTACATCATTCTAGTTAGATTTATATACGAAAAATTGAATTATAAAATACACATGCTTATAAAAATTGCATTCTTAAAGCTTGGCCTCACTAAATAATTCACATGCAAATACATCATTCTATAGTTAGATTTTTTTTTTTTTGTCAAGATCATTCCACAGTTAGATTTATATACAAAAAAAAAAACTGCAACGTAAAATCCAACACTGAATATTTACTTTATCTAAAACGTTTCAATATATATTTGTTGCTAGAAACGTTTAAATATACTTTATCTCAAACCTCCAAAAATATTCTTTTTCTATATGTCAATACTTGGCTATTGTATTTTAACCAAAAAAAAAAAAAAAAAAAANNNNNNNNNNNNNNNNNNNNNNNNNNNNNNNNNNNNNNNNNNNNNCAAAAAAAAAAAAAAAAAAATACTTGGCTATTGTTTGTAGGTATGTATAAATTACAGAACCTTTTATTAGCAGAGAGTAGTGGACATAATCATGAAACTTGAAGTAATCATTATGATTACCATAGGATCAATAAGAAGAAAAAATAGACACCTTAAGCCCATAATAATGAGACTGAAATGCCTCAAAGGACAATTAATAGCTATTAATGTATGTACATGCATTTTGTTATTCACTAACTTAATTTCATCTATGATAATAATGAACTCAGCTTTACACTTAATTTAACAGATTAGTTTAACCTAAGTTATCAAAACTCTTTTCTGTACCTTTTAGCATCATTAACTACGTACATTCACTGCAATTACAACCGCAAGAGCTCTTTCTGCTTCTTCTGCTGTGAGGAGAGAGATGGGACTTGTTACGGTCGGAGAACTGAAGCCAACTTTCACAGGGAAGAGAGGGTTTCGTCTGAATTCAAGCATCAGACATGCTTCTGAATGGTAACATATATATGTACTCTGTTTCAAAAACATTTTCACTAAAATGGTTCTTGTTTTGTCTGCATTCACATCTTTGTTTCTTGACGCAGATTTGATTATGAATAACTGTCAGAAAACGAATAAAAGATTTCTTCTTTATGATGAAAATTGAGCTAAAGATTTAACAATCTTGTATGGCATATGAATCTCTGTAGCCACAAGTCATTTATTGTGTATAGTCTAATACTGTTCATCAAAACCAATAATTTCTCACATCTTACTTTTGTATTGTGTGGAACATATATGTACATCAACACTTCATCTGGTTCTGTCTTTATTTGAAAAGTTTGACGTTGACACAACCTTTTACATGTCCCCTTTGAATCTACAAATGTCTTAATAACCAGGAAAAAATATACACTATTTTAGATGATAGTTTTACTGTTTCCTTATCCTATAATCTTTATCATTGGGAGTCATGGAATACAGAAGCAGTTCTTATATGATCATCAAGTTCAAGTCCACACACATCTTTTTGACTTCATTATTCAGAAATCCTTTTATTGAAATTAATGAGTTTCTTTATATGTTCTTGCAGGCCTATCTCTGATGTCTCTAGTGATCTTACAGTTCAAGTTGGATCTTCCAGTTTCTGTCTTCATAAGGTAAAAACAAAAAAACAAACACAAGAACCTTAAAACAGAGGATCCTCTGTTCTTGAGTTGTATTGAAGTTGCTTGTTTGTTGTTTTGATAATCTCCAGTTTCCTCTTGTGTCTCGGAGTGGAAAGATCCGGAAGCTTCTTACCGATTCAAAAACCTCTAGTATCTGTCTCCCAAGTGTTCCTGGAGGAGCTGAGGCCTTTGAGCTCGCAGCTAAGTTCTGCTACGGAATCAACATTGAGATCAACCTTCTCAACGTAGCCAAGCTTCGATGCGCATCTCATTACCTAGAGATGACTGAGGAGTTCTCAGAGGAGAATCTCGCAATCAAAACAGAACACTTCTTCAAAGGAACGATCCTCCCAAGCATCTCCAACTCCATCCTCGCTCTACATCACTGCGAAGCCCTTGTCCCAGTCTCCGAAGATCTCAACTTGGTGAACCGTTTAGTCATAGCTATCGCCAACAACGCCTGCAAAGAACAGCTCACCTCGGGTCTGTTAAAGCTAGATTACACGTTTTCGGGTGCCAACATCGAGCCGGAGACTCCGTTAGACTGGTGGGGGAAGTCGCTAGCTGTTTTGAACCTTGACTTCTTCCAGAGAGTTGTCTCTGCTGTTAAGTCAAAAGGGCTTAGACAAGACGTGATCAGCAAGATACTGATCAGTTACACGAACAAGTCTCTTCAAGGGCTGATCATCCGCGATCCAAAGCTGGATAAAGAAAGGGTTATCGATTTGGAGTCGAAGAAGAAACAGAGAATGATTGTAGAAACAGTCGTTAGGTTACTTCCTACGCAAGGAAGAAGAAGCTCTGTTCCGATGGCGTTCCTCTCAAGTCTTCTCAAAATGGGCATCGCTACATCATCAGGATCATGTAGATCAGAGTTAGAACGAAGGATAGGTCTTCAGCTAGACCAAGCTATCCTCGAAGATGTCTTGATTCCGACAAATCTCAACGGAAACAACAACACGATGTACGACACTGATTCGATCTTGAGAATCTTCTCTATATTCTTAAACCTAGACGAAGAAGACGACGAAGAAGAACAAGATCAACAACATCACCGTAACCGTTTTGGAGACGAAACAGAGATGATTTACGATTTCGACTCTCCAAAACAGAGCGCCATCTTGAAAGTATCGAAGCTAATGGATAACTACTTAGCAGAGATAGCTTTGGACCCGAACCTAACGACTTCAAAGTTCATTGCCTTAGCAGAGCTCTTGCCAGATCATGCACGTATCATCAGCGATGGACTATATCGAGCCGTCGACATTTATCTCAAAGTATAAACACTCTTTTGAACCTTTCTCTCAGTTTATGAAATTTTCCAAACTCATTTATTGTTTTTTTTTTTTGGTTTGTGGTAGGTTCATCCGAATATAAAGGATTCAGAGCGTTATCGTTTATGTAAGACGATAGATTCGCAGAAACTATCACAAGAAGCTTGTAGCCATGCAGCGCAAAACGAGAGGCTGCCTGTGCAGATGGCGGTGCAAGTGTTGTACTTTGAGCAGATCAGACTCAGAAATGCTATGAGCAGTAGCATTGGTTCTACTCAGTTTCTGTTCAGTGGTAACTGTCATCAGTTTCCTCAACGGGCAGGAAGTGGAGCAGGTAACTTTACTTTATAACCCCTCCTGATGTATATAACTTCGGTTTAAGACGGCTCTAAGCGCCACCCTAGTCGGTAAATTGAGTCTAAACAAAACAATTTTTTCAGACCGATGTTTATAAATATCGGTTTAAACTTTAAAAAAAAAACGGTTTAAATGTCCACCTAAACAATGATCCTTTATAAAGCGATTGCCTAGCGATTTCTTAAACATTGGTATGATCTAAATGTTGCAACTTACTGAAACGTTTTTATGATTCTTTTGTTTGGTTGGCTTGGAACACAAGGAAGTGGAGCGATATCTCCAAGAGATAACTATGCATCAGTGAGGAGAGAAAATAGAGAGCTAAAACTTGAAGTTGCGAGGATGAGGATGAGATTAACGGATCTTGAGAAAGATCACATATCTATTAAACAAGAGCTTGTTAAGTCTAATCCAGGGACTAAGCTTTTCAAGTCATTTGCTAAAAAAATAAGCAAACTCAATTCTCTTTTCAGCTTCAGTAGTCTTAAACCTTCATTGAGCGCAAAGGCAAGTACTGGTAGCCGTTTCTTATTTCAGAGAAAAAGACGCCACTCGGTTTCTTGATTAAGACATACAATCATCTTCATATGATTTTTTTTCCTTCGGGAGTTTGAGTTGTGATTGCGTGTGTATGTATAGTTTATATTATATGCTTGTGTTTTATGAAATGTGAGCGATGCTGTTAATTTGGTCGGGTCTTTGCTATTTGCTTGCATAAAATGTGATTAGGAGAACTCGATTTTGTTAGCTTATGACCAGTCATCAACCACTATATCACATTTTGTTTTTAATGATTCTGTATTACTTAAATCTTGAGATGAGTCAGTACTATACATATGTAATGTACTACATAATACATGGTACATAACTTATTGTTTTTTCTTTAATAACACTAGTAGCTAGGGTATGTATATTATATTAGAACTTTTTGACCAAATTAGAAGTTTATTCAACCAGATATCTGAATAAGTAATTAATCACATGCATCGTACAATATAAAGACCTTTGCACAGCCTAGTTATAAACGTTGCACAAAGCACAAGGCATAC
Coding sequences within:
- the LOC106344050 gene encoding BTB/POZ domain-containing protein At1g03010-like isoform X2; this translates as MEYRSSSYMIIKPISDVSSDLTVQVGSSSFCLHKFPLVSRSGKIRKLLTDSKTSSICLPSVPGGAEAFELAAKFCYGINIEINLLNVAKLRCASHYLEMTEEFSEENLAIKTEHFFKGTILPSISNSILALHHCEALVPVSEDLNLVNRLVIAIANNACKEQLTSGLLKLDYTFSGANIEPETPLDWWGKSLAVLNLDFFQRVVSAVKSKGLRQDVISKILISYTNKSLQGLIIRDPKLDKERVIDLESKKKQRMIVETVVRLLPTQGRRSSVPMAFLSSLLKMGIATSSGSCRSELERRIGLQLDQAILEDVLIPTNLNGNNNTMYDTDSILRIFSIFLNLDEEDDEEEQDQQHHRNRFGDETEMIYDFDSPKQSAILKVSKLMDNYLAEIALDPNLTTSKFIALAELLPDHARIISDGLYRAVDIYLKVHPNIKDSERYRLCKTIDSQKLSQEACSHAAQNERLPVQMAVQVLYFEQIRLRNAMSSSIGSTQFLFSGNCHQFPQRAGSGAGSGAISPRDNYASVRRENRELKLEVARMRMRLTDLEKDHISIKQELVKSNPGTKLFKSFAKKISKLNSLFSFSSLKPSLSAKASTGSRFLFQRKRRHSVS
- the LOC106295293 gene encoding LOW QUALITY PROTEIN: peroxisome biogenesis protein 6-like (The sequence of the model RefSeq protein was modified relative to this genomic sequence to represent the inferred CDS: inserted 3 bases in 2 codons; deleted 5 bases in 3 codons); amino-acid sequence: MVERRSPLVLSSTRATLRSVLNSLQPVASGGARASNSDGIRLPAGILRWQRDGVNDSDSKFDSFDDSALVGLSTXKRLSINAGSLVVINNIDIGIQRIAQVVVLDPPPKTTTLDDASLVLDSLHTMLVFPTYDLMMMTQQLLAQEVAYVSPMLAFNLGLHVSCLKSLVHRGNEVLEKYFVAKFDEGESAVGGSKIGLELEPVSEAPGYASHLRVSFVKIPECGTTVLHKYFGTDRQMSRGGVFRVYIDWNCGSSICIPCSGRLCSKSEDYIYFKVIAMEPSNERFLRVNHYQTALVLGGTVSSGLPPDLLVSRSKVPMPLQEDAVNVLASVLSPPLCPSALSLKLRFAVLLHGLPGCGKRIVVNYVARRLGLHVVEYSCHSLLSSSERKTSTALAQTFNMARRFRPTILLLRHFDVFKNLGSQDGSQGDRVGVASEIASVIRELTEPVSNGEYSSMEEESNDNSSVDEVGKFRGHQVLLIASTESTEGLSPTIRRCFSHEIRMGSLNDEQRSEMLSQSLQGVSQLLNTSSDEFVKELVGQTSGFLPRDLLALVADAGANLFNSKESETEKMNSLSGDPVGDDVDQSSQLDKSNETLTPKADFTKALDRSKKRNASALGAPKVPNVKWDDVGGLEDVKTSILDTVQLPLLHKDLFSSGLRKRSGVLLYGPPGTGKTLLAKAVATECSLNFLSVKGPELINMYIGESEKNVRDIFEKARSARPCVIFFDELDSLAPARGASGDSGGVMDRVVSQMLAEIDGLSDSSQDLFIIGANNRPDLIDPALLRPGRFDKLLYVGVNADATYIERVLKALTRKFKLSEDVSLYSVAKKCPSTFTGADMYALCADAWFQAAKRKVLNSDSEEXSLPEDDPDSVVVEYVDFIKAMDQLSPSLSISELKKYEALRDQFEGRSS
- the LOC106344050 gene encoding BTB/POZ domain-containing protein At1g03010-like isoform X1 — translated: MEYRSSSYMIIKFKPISDVSSDLTVQVGSSSFCLHKFPLVSRSGKIRKLLTDSKTSSICLPSVPGGAEAFELAAKFCYGINIEINLLNVAKLRCASHYLEMTEEFSEENLAIKTEHFFKGTILPSISNSILALHHCEALVPVSEDLNLVNRLVIAIANNACKEQLTSGLLKLDYTFSGANIEPETPLDWWGKSLAVLNLDFFQRVVSAVKSKGLRQDVISKILISYTNKSLQGLIIRDPKLDKERVIDLESKKKQRMIVETVVRLLPTQGRRSSVPMAFLSSLLKMGIATSSGSCRSELERRIGLQLDQAILEDVLIPTNLNGNNNTMYDTDSILRIFSIFLNLDEEDDEEEQDQQHHRNRFGDETEMIYDFDSPKQSAILKVSKLMDNYLAEIALDPNLTTSKFIALAELLPDHARIISDGLYRAVDIYLKVHPNIKDSERYRLCKTIDSQKLSQEACSHAAQNERLPVQMAVQVLYFEQIRLRNAMSSSIGSTQFLFSGNCHQFPQRAGSGAGSGAISPRDNYASVRRENRELKLEVARMRMRLTDLEKDHISIKQELVKSNPGTKLFKSFAKKISKLNSLFSFSSLKPSLSAKASTGSRFLFQRKRRHSVS